The window caagtaaaatttaaactagGAAAGCGATTAAAGATTGTTtatgccactccgggcgatgaaaCTGCTATACTACGACGAcgaactggctggaacgaTAGGATGATGAATCTTCAGTGGACTTCTGTACTTTAGGTGACCATAgttgtggcgaggaacgagaagaactggacaatgctgaaggaactgatcttctagagagaattttAACTAAGTGTGGTGGTTGGGTTTTCGAACTCTcatctctctcctctctctccaactggcttcttttatagggaggcttgcccttgcttttacaGTAGACTTCCTTTGCAAATTGACTTTCTTGCCCTTGTTattgatcatcccagctatccttcttccccatctcgagccttttctctggcatgcatcctggttaATATTGCACCCATCTTGCGCTCTTTTCACCTGCGACGTTCTAaccgtctcctactgacttggatcttttaatcctgcacacttaagcaacagttttgcagataatacatgcaattcacgacatactgaccagtaactaAGGCTTAGAATATGACTTATCACGTATGCTGCTGTTGCTTCACTTTCACACACCATAAATCTCGTCCTCAGTTATCATCAACATTCCATTTCCCCTCAACTCAAAGATGCAATTACATCCCTTCATACACACATTGTTTTCCTGCAACGGTTTTTCGACGACTTTCAACACGAAATGAACCGATGGGAAGAAATCATCAGTGAGGCCACAGCCATGGCTGAAAGGATTATCAAGTGAGGCCACATTCCATTGGCGGATTCCTTGCTGGAACCGACTGTTGGATCGTACAGATCTAAGCCTGAACAGGGGAAATATCATCTCCCTTACGGTTTTGATGAGCACAGAGGAAATCCAGTCGATCATTGGAGAAGTCAAGGGCATTAAGACCATGGATGATCCCAACGACGAATTAATCGAAGTAATTTCTCAAGGGCCATCGAAGCTAAGACTTGTGGCAATATATGAAGTGGAAGGCTTGTGGAATACGTTCCTAGCCAGAACTGCCTACAGTGATCCACCAGTTGTGGAGAATTACATCCGTGCTTGGGCCACAGTATCCGGCAAATATCATCTGCCTGCAGTGATTCGAGACCTTCTGCGTTCCATGAAAGTCAAGAGTTCTTCAAATAGCGAGAATAAACTGATTCAGGCTTTATTTGAAAATCTGAGGGGGATGAGGTATCTTATTGTGCTTGATGATCAAACGGCTTCCGagttttttgattttgatagaCTAATATTTGATATCTTGCCCAACAAAAACAATGGAAGTCGAATAATCGTAACCACGAAAACTATTGCGTACGTTGAATTCACCCACAATTTTATTAGGGTGGGTTTTATGTATGAGGATCGTGCTTGGAAATTGCTTCTAGAAGAGATATTCAAAGGGGATCCTTGTCCTAGTCACTTGGTATTTGCAGGAAAGATGATTGCCAGAAGCTGCAGATGGGTTCCAGATTGTATTGGGGTGATATCTGTAATACTCGTTGTTGCCGACCAGACTGAAGTTGCGTGGGAAGATATTTCAGATAACATCAAGTTTGCTGCTTCTTCTGACTTTGATAACAGAAAATCTAGTATACTATCCCTTGGTTACACATACTTGCCTCATCATTTGAGGTCGTGTTTCTTATATCTGCTTATGTTTAACGAGTATGGTGTTGGTTTACATGTCTCCACACTCATCAAACTGTGGGTGGCTGAGGGGTTTCTTTATGAAAGTGAATGTAAAAGTTTTGAAGAGGCGGGAGAAGATTATGTGGAGGAACTTGTCCGAAGAAATCTAGTGTCGGTAATAGAAAGGAAGTCCAATGGCCGAATCAAGAGTGTCAGAATGGATTATGACATTCGGGATTTTTTCCTAAAGCAAGGCCATGTTGATAGTTCCATTCTTCGTATAGACTGTTTGCCCTTGGAACTGAATTCGTGCAACCACCGCCATGTAAGTGCCCGTGTTGAAGGTGATTTCCTTGAAGGTGTAAATGGCTCTACTATTCGAACTATAATGTTATGCACGTCCAAGAGTCAAAGAGATTTTAGCTTGTCGATAGGAAACGTTAGACTGCTGAGAATACTGGATTTGTCATATGTTTACCACTATGACTTGCATGAGGAAGTGTTTGAGCTAGTTCATCTCAGATACCTTGCTTTCCACTATGGGTTCAGTATTTCGGAAGCCATTTCAAGCCTTGTGAATCTTCAAACCTTGATCATTTATCCAAGGGAAAGTGGCTTTATGATCATAGGAAGTTTCGCAGAGGAGATTTGGAGGATGCCACAGCTAAGACATCTcctcttattttgttttgagttACCCGCTCCAAAAGGAGCTCTTGAAGATCTACAAACACTTTCTACAGTAGTAGATTTTGTATGTCTAAGAGAGAACCTCAAAATGATCCCAAACTTGAAAAAGTTGGCTCTTTTGTATGCCAAGAGGTGGAGTGATTATGAGCTCCACAATCTAATATATCTGCAGAAACTTGAAATTCTCAAGATAGAAATGGATTGGTCTTTCGTGGAACAGCAAAAGATAATGAGTTGTGTTTTTCCTCCAACATTGAAGAAGTTGAGTTTGAGTAATGTGAGACTTGGATGGGATGACATGAAAAGTGTTGGTTTATTGCCTAATCTTCAAGTgcttaaactaagaaagctgGCTTGCATTGGTAAGACATGGGAAACAAGTGAGGGAGGATTCAGTCAGCTTACCTATTTGCTGATCCAGGAGTCCAATCTGGAGCATTGGATAACGGAAGCTACTCACTTCCGACTCAACTCCCTAGTGCTTCGTCGCTGTTGGTATCTCAACGAGGTTCCCAGTGATATCCGAAAAATTCTAACACTCAAATAtatctacttgggatattgaTAGAGATAACCAGTCTTTACTGCGCTCAGCCAAATGGATTCGAGATGATCGGGAAAGTTTGGGATTTGATCCTCTTTATGTTTGTGATGTCTGGCGTTCCGATGATGAACCAAGGCGGTAGTTATCTAACGACTTCTAATgcttttgtattatttttttaagatatgAACATGATTGTAGTTCTTCAAGGGATTTTCTTGTGggctttttttttccttgtcGTAAATAGGTGAAcccataagagcatccacaatggtcggcgagcgaccggctagccaaTTCTAGGCGCTGGCCGGTCCGCTCGTCAAACCATTCAATTGGCGAGCGCCATTTCGGTGAGAATTTCGGcgagcgctggccgatgcgctcaCCGATCCACTTTCCGCCATTGTAGGCTGGCGATCGGCGAGTGATCGGCCagcttcatttttttttaattaaattttcgaaacactatatatacacgattttcacgtcattttcattcgcaccacttttcttaatgagttttctctctctcttaatttttgtacaagagcaacaatgcgaaatgagtaacgcgggtggtagtaGTGGTAGTAGTgatgaggagtacgaacggcaAATGGACGAAGCATTGGAGGCCTATACGTCCAGTGAGATAGACCGGCTGCTACGAAGGGCTATGCAGCCGGCGGTACCTCGACCTAGACccgttgtccaccgccgagcagtgattgctcggatcacgtagctgcacatcagcggctatatgacgactacttcgctcCGGAGCCGCGGTTTAACGCCAACCTATTCAGGCGGCGTTTTTGGATGCacagggagttgtttatgcgtatcgttgacgctttggagcgtcgatataAGTGCTttcgcttcaggcacgatgcggctggcagacccggccacacccctattcaaaagtgcactgcggcaatcaggcagttggcctacggaggcgcggcagaaATGTgggacgagtacctccacattggTGAGACGACTACCCTGAAGTGTCTGAAGCATTTATGTGAGGCCGTCGTTGAAATATTCAAGGACCAGTAACTTAGAAGCCCTACCCCAATAGACTGTCAGGATCTGATGCAGGCATGGGGAGAATCATGGGTTCCCGGGGATGTTAGCCAGCATAGATTGTGTGCATTGGGAATGAAAGAACTGTCCCGCTTCCTGGAAGGGTTCTACACCAccggctacaagggaaagaatctCAAGATGATCCTCAAGGTCGTAGCTGATTATCGGCTGTGGATTTGGCacgcgtattttggggtagccgggtcgaacaacgacctcaactcgtcgccccttttcaacgagcaGTGTCGGGCGTCGGTCCGACCATCAGTTTTGTCGCCAACGACAACCGACGtaatatgggctactacttggcggatgggatataccctaggtggcccatctttgtgaagacgattaGATGCGCAAATGAGGacaggaaggcctactttACGGAATGGCAAGAGTCgtcgcgcaaggacgtggagcgcgcatttggtgtgctccagtccCGATGGGCGGCAAATAGGGGTCCAACGTGTTTGTGGCATGTCGACTGCATTGCTTCTATAATGTACGCCcgtattatcatgcacaacatgatcgtcgaagatgaaggtgtacaactgactatttgggccaatgacgatgaagccggtccaagccacgacGTGGCCATCCCCAACGTACGAAGGggggtacctcacgatgaaATCGGCCGCCTCCAGGCACATGCCGACAtacgccaagtggatgctcatattcaactccaaaaggatttaattgaagagttgtgggcgcggaggactgcacgacgatagttttttttgttttatgtattttttttattatgtaacttttttataattaatgtacttttttttaatgaaattaatgaattttcccatatatgtgtcgtaaatttaattccgtattttgtgtttaattccgtaaatttagttgttttttttaatagtgctgatgatgtggctagcctatggctagcctattgcttgtccagttgcttgtcctgatgatgtggcaggaggaatTTTTTTGCTGATGAAGTGGCAGGAGGAGTTTGTGGCTACCCTAGGGCTGGCCTATTGCCATTTTGGATGCTCTAAGTGGAGATTGGCTTCACTTGATATGCCAATTGTTGTCTTAGTATTTCCAGATGTACACAATATTGTCTGCATGCATAATTGATGACGCTACCTGACCACGGAGATTTCTTTTCCTTGATCGCCTAGCTTTATAATCTTGCGCACAATCTATGTTAATAAAGATATAAATTCAGACAGCAAGAACTTAAAAAGATGACTATTAGCAAGACACCAGTATTTGAAGTTGAGAATGGCAGATTGATATTGTTATTTGAATTATCGCAAATTTGTCCAGCCGCCTATAAGGCGGGTCAGTAAGAGTCAGCTGATATTTTTTGGAGATATCAGAAATAGGGTGGCGGTAGCTGTAGGCCTATGCGGAGAATTGGCATCCTTTTGTGAGGATTATTTTCtgaaatttcttctttttgattaaaatttcaatagtGTCAGTTTCTGTTCTTTAAATCTTAGAGCTTCAAACtagtttatattattgttcATTAGCCTTTACTCTTGTAACAAGCACACACGCACAGGAAGAACAACTCAAGGTGATCCCAGACACACTATTATCAAGTCCAGGGGAGCTCCTCCCTATCTGTCACGTCACGTGTACCCCGGCAAGAGGATTTCCCATTTCACAATCACCCAATGTATAGGGCGCAGGGGGTCACTCAAGGAAGTTAAGGCACATGGTGGATAGGTAATTCACTCAAGACACAGAACTGAGCTCAGAGATACACACCCTGAGTAAGAAAAGAAGAGCAAGCAAGCAGcggaaaagaaataaagcaGTAAGCACCAAGAACATGTAAGAAAACAAGAGCACAGAACCTAGACCACAGCCAGCGGTTACTACCAGCATCAAAAGCCCAAGCCTAGGGTTCTAAGAAAGCAGTAAATGAGAGGTTCAGCCAATTTACCAGAGCAGGAACCCTATCGTTAAGGAGAACCCGATTATACCTGAGAGCCTATGCCGGAGGCTTGAGCTTTACTCTGAAGAGCCCACCTCCTTTTAATTTGCGACCCAGCGTGCCTAAGTAACTCCCTCGTGGCTCTAATAccactgtagggatcagatcacttaggattcactaattaccgggacctcttttattgattggttctgagatggctaatctcaAAGGTACAAGCCAATACAACAGTGGTATCACGATTACACACTAAGTATGATACAAGAAGATACAATCAGAAACCCTAGCTCTAGGTAAGTCTTCAACCAGACTCAACACTTAGCTCCATCTGATTTATCACCTGCACACTTAGTAGAAAGATTAGTCACACAAGAAAGATGATCCCGAAGGATCAAAGAACAAAAGAGACTAAGTCAGATAATCGGGCCACGAGTGGCTCAGGTCACGGCAGTGACTGCACTAGGCCTCAGACCTCCCCAATCCTCACAGCAAGTCACAAAGGAGAGCACCATTGAACGAACTCAAACCAGAGATCATTGGAACCCTAGATCTCACCGGTCAACGATCACCACGGCCTTCTCACACGCGGACAAGCCCACACAACTCAGAACGCTACCACGAACACAAGAACCCTCAAAACACTCCAAGCACTTCGGGATTGGTCACAGACAACAGACCAAACCCTAGATAGAGAAGGAAACCGAAGAAGTTGCCTAACACTCAATCTACACTGGTAGAACTCTTAGGAACTGAGAATCATCGGTGGAACAGAAAGCTCGAAGGAGAACTCCGGCTGGATACACCGGAAtcttagagagaagagagagagacgaCGGTTTCTGAgagcaagagagagagagagagatgtcgAATGAGAGAAGCCAAAAGGCCTTCTCTCACTTAACAAACACACCTCACATCCGACGGCTGTGGAGCTTGATCCGCGTGGAGTTGCCAGGTGGCGCACATCCAGCAGCCCTCACAAGGAAACGGGCCTGACTTAATTTGGGCCAGCAATTAATCATATGGGCTCAGTACATGGCAGTCCaaccaataaataatagaagTCCATAGCAAGGAGTCCAATAAATCCACAACTCCTATCATAGATCAGAACTTTACAAACATTAGATCAAGCAGGAATATCTCAAGATATGGATTGAATAGGGATGTAAATATTCAAATGGTAAATAGGTGAGCCTATATTCTGAAAAATAGGGATGTAATTCATGTTAATATTTATAGGCGAATTTTTCAGAATAAAGGTTTTTACTTTTCAGAATAGATTAaggattaaatttgttgacttTTCAGAATATTGGTCTCCtaacatattgaaatttttgagaAGTTAGATTAAAGGGTAGTTTGGTCAATTTGTAATTACCAGGGTAGTTTGGGCCAGCAATTAATCATATGGGCTCAGTACATGGCAGTCCaaccaataaataatagaagTCCATAGCAAGGAGTCCAATAAATCCACAACTCCTATCATAGATCAGAACTTTACAAACATTAGGTCAAGCATGACTATCTCAAGATATGGATTGAATAGGGATGTAAATATTCAAATGGTAAATAGGTGAGCCTATATTCTGAAAAATAGGGATGTAATTCATGTTAATATTTATAGGCGAATTTTTCAGAATAAAGGTTTTACTTTTCAGAATAgattaagaattaaatttgCTGACTTTTCAGAATATTGGTCTCCtaacatattgaaatttttgagaAGTTAGATCAAAAGGTAGTTTGGTCAATTTATAATTACCAGGTGggaataataagaaaaattaagagaatatatataaaaaattaaaaaactctTATTCTGAAAAATTTATATGTCTCGAGCCCATATTCTGAAATTTCTCCAAAATGACATACTCCATCCGTGcacgaaaaataggacacattGTGAATGGCACGGGTTTAATgtggaattggtaaagtaaataGGACTCATTGtgaatgacacgggttttaatgtgaaattggtaaagtaagagagaaaggacaaaagtaagagataagtagtgttagtggaatgtgggatccaTCTTATTAGCAacagagaaaggaaaaaagtaagagagaagttgttgaaaattttcattttttaaatgtgctctatttttcgtggataaccaaaaatgtcaaatatgctctattttttatggacggaggaagtatacgATTATGACAATCACTCCTACTAAGACAGAATAAAGACTGGCATTAACTTAGAGACCTCAAAATAgggttcattttttttcattttgtggtGCTCTCCCCTCCCCTCtctttacaaaaaataatctctattttcattttaatccaTTAACAAATAAtctctattttcattttaatccaTTAACTTTATCACCTACTCTCTCCgttttttaaatatagcaACTATTTCTATTATAGACTAAGACTgacccttaaaaatagaaactttagaatctttctattttagaacaTGGACTCCACAATTCACTAACTCtactttcactactttttcttcctctctcttaccttattcatttttcttttcatctctcttactttactaatttttctcacttactttatcaattgtgcattaaaaatcatgtcatttcaaatgtttctattttttgaatacgGAGGAGTTTTAGCAagactataataatttaatgttaaaatatgagattcGGGCTATGCTAGACTTCACCAAGTCGGGTATTCAGTTAGGTTTAACCTGATTTGATAATCGGCTAATTCTaagagaaatcaaaatattgtaatccgaatattccaattaaattgaacaaaattacaacaaaagatacaaaattcaattattttcttatttttgaatagtattgattttttaagtaATACTCATATAGAAAAATTTGCTTAAACGGatgttttttaaatcaatttttaattcttataaatttttaaatattttggtttgGTCCATCCTAAATAAATGATCGTCTCAAaatatttactccctccgtccctgaaagtgtgtcccatttttcatttccgttCGTCACACaaattttgtctcatttcactttttactactttcttatagtggacctcatattctactaactcattcatacttacattttattataaaactaatatattccctccgtcccacttaagatgacgtgttttcctttttacttTGTCCTAACTAAGAcgacacatttcattttttgaaaactttttctctccaattaatacactcaaccactttttccaCTCCTATTACAAtattcatctctctttctctctctgtttttaatacttacactcacattttctctctccaattaaacacattaaccaataactcctaaaatccttAGCTAACCAaggaatgtgtcattttagccgggacggaggagtataaaagtaggactcatattctactaactttttaaacttACTTtacattacatttcttaaaatttgtgccggATCAAAGTAGGACAATATTTAGacgacagagggagtattaaaatacgggcccaaatattttattttatttttgtccaaGGGACGAAAATATCTTAAAAGGATgtaatctatacaatataaaatggaGTTTTGGGAGGTTttgaataatcattttatgcTGAGTGATGTAAATGCAAtctataaacatataaaagaggagtttttgagatatttacaaaactacaattataaatattactataataaaataaaacgaaaTAAACCCTTCAcaatcataaatcataaattatggTAGTAATTATACGTAACTGCTATGTAGTTGGTTTAGTGGAGTAGTGGAGCACATGAAATCTTCCTATAAGTATTTACTTTTCATGTAATGTtgacgaaaaaaaaaaaaaactacattgaATACTTTCATCCTTCTCCTATGGATATCTCTCTCATCTACTGTAGTCTTCTCATTTTCCATTA is drawn from Salvia hispanica cultivar TCC Black 2014 chromosome 6, UniMelb_Shisp_WGS_1.0, whole genome shotgun sequence and contains these coding sequences:
- the LOC125194776 gene encoding putative late blight resistance protein homolog R1A-10, with protein sequence MDDPNDELIEVISQGPSKLRLVAIYEVEGLWNTFLARTAYSDPPVVENYIRAWATVSGKYHLPAVIRDLLRSMKVKSSSNSENKLIQALFENLRGMRYLIVLDDQTASEFFDFDRLIFDILPNKNNGSRIIVTTKTIAYVEFTHNFIRVGFMYEDRAWKLLLEEIFKGDPCPSHLVFAGKMIARSCRWVPDCIGVISVILVVADQTEVAWEDISDNIKFAASSDFDNRKSSILSLGYTYLPHHLRSCFLYLLMFNEYGVGLHVSTLIKLWVAEGFLYESECKSFEEAGEDYVEELVRRNLVSVIERKSNGRIKSVRMDYDIRDFFLKQGHVDSSILRIDCLPLELNSCNHRHVSARVEGDFLEGVNGSTIRTIMLCTSKSQRDFSLSIGNVRLLRILDLSYVYHYDLHEEVFELVHLRYLAFHYGFSISEAISSLVNLQTLIIYPRESGFMIIGSFAEEIWRMPQLRHLLLFCFELPAPKGALEDLQTLSTVVDFVCLRENLKMIPNLKKLALLYAKRWSDYELHNLIYLQKLEILKIEMDWSFVEQQKIMSCVFPPTLKKLSLSNVRLGWDDMKSVGLLPNLQVLKLRKLACIGKTWETSEGGFSQLTYLLIQESNLEHWITEATHFRLNSLVLRRCWYLNEVPSDIRKILTLKYIYLGY